Proteins encoded by one window of bacterium:
- a CDS encoding cytochrome P450: MSETTTEPSRSASAEFRTPEHEQAESGRNVPPAHELPLKDINPLNANLFSENRWQGYFERLRKEDPVHFNEIESAGRYWSVTKYEDIKTVSSDWQTFSSAYGITLGFRVGADVPQVLRPAGRPPFISQDPPGQTEQRKTVQPAVAPRNLANLEPPIRERTRRLLDSLPEGETFDWVDTVSIELTTTMLATLFDFPFEDRRKLTRWSDIVFAIPQPGGVVESQTQKREELMECLAYFSKLWEERRKHPGKDLISMLAHGEATKDLSTADHLGNILLLIVGGNDTTRNTMSGSVYALNQFLEQYDKLIADPGLLRTMVPEVIRWQTPLSYMRRTATRDCELGGKQIQKYDQLLMWYVSGNRDEDVFENADALEIERHNAVRHLSFGHGTHFCMGSRLAELQLRVLWEEILERFERIEVQEEPSRPLSSFVKGYTRLLVKITRK, encoded by the coding sequence ATGAGCGAGACAACAACGGAGCCGAGCCGGTCGGCGTCGGCCGAATTCCGGACCCCCGAGCACGAACAAGCGGAGAGCGGCCGAAACGTTCCCCCGGCCCATGAGCTTCCTCTCAAGGACATCAACCCGTTGAACGCGAATCTGTTCAGCGAGAATCGCTGGCAGGGTTACTTCGAACGGTTGCGCAAGGAAGACCCTGTCCACTTCAATGAGATCGAATCGGCTGGCCGCTACTGGTCCGTCACGAAGTACGAGGACATCAAGACGGTCAGCTCGGATTGGCAGACGTTCTCATCGGCCTACGGGATCACCCTGGGCTTCCGTGTCGGCGCCGACGTTCCGCAAGTTCTCCGACCGGCGGGCCGCCCGCCTTTCATCTCTCAGGATCCGCCCGGCCAGACCGAGCAGCGCAAGACGGTGCAACCAGCAGTGGCACCCCGCAACCTGGCCAACCTGGAACCGCCCATTCGGGAGCGCACACGCCGGCTGTTGGACTCCCTTCCCGAAGGCGAGACCTTCGACTGGGTGGATACCGTATCGATCGAACTGACCACGACGATGTTGGCCACGCTCTTCGACTTCCCCTTCGAGGATCGCCGAAAGCTGACCCGATGGTCCGACATCGTCTTCGCAATTCCCCAACCCGGCGGCGTCGTCGAATCGCAGACACAGAAACGCGAGGAGTTGATGGAGTGTCTCGCGTACTTCTCGAAGCTCTGGGAAGAACGCAGGAAGCACCCTGGCAAAGATCTGATCTCGATGCTCGCGCATGGGGAAGCCACCAAGGACCTGTCCACCGCAGACCACCTTGGAAACATCCTGCTGCTCATCGTGGGTGGGAATGACACGACTCGGAACACGATGTCGGGAAGCGTGTACGCGCTCAACCAGTTCCTCGAGCAGTACGACAAGCTGATCGCCGATCCCGGGCTCCTTCGGACGATGGTGCCCGAGGTGATTCGTTGGCAGACGCCGCTCTCCTACATGAGAAGAACCGCAACTCGGGATTGCGAACTCGGTGGCAAGCAGATCCAGAAATACGACCAGCTGCTGATGTGGTATGTGTCCGGCAACCGGGACGAGGATGTCTTCGAGAACGCGGACGCGCTCGAGATCGAACGCCACAATGCGGTGCGCCATCTATCGTTCGGTCACGGCACCCATTTCTGCATGGGCAGCCGCCTGGCGGAGCTGCAACTACGCGTCCTGTGGGAGGAGATCCTGGAGCGATTCGAGAGGATCGAAGTGCAGGAGGAACCGAGCCGCCCTTTGTCTTCCTTCGTGAAGGGCTATACGCGGCTGCTGGTGAAGATCACGCGCAAGTGA
- a CDS encoding glutathione S-transferase family protein produces MIKLYGLKMSNYYSLTKALLIEKGLDFEEVKAPPSQDEDSLQRSPMGKMPSIEVDGQFMSESLAIFHYLEKLKPEPALLPSDPFATGKVIELACHIKLDVELVARRCLPELLFNKPVSDETKEQVKDDLAKGMEAVSRLVVCDPYAAGKEFTIADLYTYYSFGLASMLAKNVVGVDLLADHPEIAALMGRLAERPSIARVTAEAAS; encoded by the coding sequence ATGATCAAGCTCTATGGCCTGAAGATGAGCAACTACTACAGCCTGACGAAGGCCCTGTTGATCGAGAAGGGGTTGGACTTCGAAGAGGTGAAGGCACCGCCGTCGCAGGACGAGGACTCCCTGCAGCGCTCGCCGATGGGCAAGATGCCTTCGATCGAGGTCGATGGGCAGTTCATGTCCGAATCCCTGGCGATCTTCCACTACCTGGAGAAGCTGAAGCCGGAACCCGCGCTGCTCCCGAGTGATCCGTTTGCCACGGGCAAGGTGATCGAGCTTGCATGCCACATCAAACTCGACGTCGAGCTGGTCGCACGCCGTTGCCTTCCGGAACTCCTCTTCAACAAGCCCGTCAGCGACGAAACCAAGGAGCAGGTCAAGGACGATCTGGCCAAGGGCATGGAGGCCGTGTCGCGTCTGGTGGTTTGTGATCCCTATGCGGCCGGCAAGGAGTTCACGATCGCGGACCTCTACACCTACTACAGCTTCGGACTCGCAAGCATGCTCGCCAAGAACGTGGTTGGCGTGGATCTCCTGGCCGACCATCCGGAAATTGCGGCGTTGATGGGCCGGCTGGCCGAGCGTCCGAGCATTGCGCGGGTCACGGCGGAAGCCGCCAGCTAG
- a CDS encoding nitronate monooxygenase — MKTVITEMFGIEHPIIQGGMHYVGFAEMAAAVSNAGGLGIITGLTQQSAEDLDKEIARCKDMTDKPFGVNLTFLPALTPPDYPAYAKVIAESGVKVVETAGRNPQPVIPILKDAGIKIIHKCTSVRHALKAQSIGCDAASVDGFECGGHPGEDDIPNMILLPRAADELEIPFVASGGMADGRSLVAALAMGAEGMNMGTRFIATQEAPVHENVKAAIVAASELDTRLVMRPLRNTERVLTNPAVERLLEKEKELGDKLEFKDIIEEVGGVYPRIMSEGIMDAGAWSCGMVAGLIHDIPTCKELIDRIMSEAEGLINRRLAGFLND, encoded by the coding sequence ATGAAGACGGTCATCACTGAGATGTTCGGGATCGAGCACCCCATCATTCAGGGTGGAATGCACTACGTCGGCTTTGCGGAAATGGCAGCAGCCGTTTCGAACGCTGGAGGCCTCGGCATCATCACGGGGCTGACCCAGCAATCCGCCGAAGACCTCGACAAGGAGATCGCGCGCTGCAAGGACATGACGGACAAGCCCTTCGGCGTGAACCTCACGTTCCTGCCGGCGCTGACGCCGCCCGACTATCCTGCCTACGCCAAGGTGATCGCGGAGTCGGGGGTCAAGGTCGTCGAGACGGCGGGCCGCAATCCGCAGCCCGTCATCCCGATCCTCAAGGATGCGGGGATCAAGATCATCCACAAGTGCACGTCGGTTCGGCATGCGCTGAAGGCGCAGAGCATCGGCTGTGACGCGGCCTCGGTGGACGGATTCGAGTGCGGTGGCCACCCCGGCGAGGACGATATTCCGAACATGATCCTCTTGCCGCGGGCCGCCGACGAACTCGAGATCCCCTTCGTCGCCTCGGGCGGAATGGCGGATGGGCGCTCGCTCGTGGCGGCGCTTGCGATGGGGGCCGAGGGCATGAACATGGGCACCCGCTTCATCGCCACGCAGGAGGCGCCGGTCCACGAGAACGTCAAGGCGGCCATCGTCGCAGCCTCGGAACTCGACACCCGCCTCGTGATGCGCCCGCTTCGCAACACGGAGCGTGTGCTGACGAATCCGGCAGTCGAGAGGCTCCTCGAAAAGGAGAAGGAACTCGGCGACAAGCTCGAGTTCAAGGACATCATCGAAGAGGTGGGCGGGGTCTATCCGCGCATCATGTCCGAGGGAATCATGGATGCCGGGGCCTGGTCCTGTGGCATGGTGGCGGGCCTCATTCACGACATCCCGACCTGCAAGGAGTTGATCGACCGGATCATGAGTGAAGCCGAAGGCCTCATCAATCGGCGCCTTGCCGGTTTCTTGAACGACTGA
- a CDS encoding helix-turn-helix transcriptional regulator codes for MSRKRFDHINCGVAQTLDQLGDWWTLLIVRDAFLGATRFHHFESNLGIAKNILANRLSRLVENGVFTKERLDEPGQRFEYELTQKGRDLWLVLTAMRLWGDKWVFGEANVPAKFRERGTGREVAGLIAVDAKGVPLDASKLTAVPGPGWPKDVNMGDMPPWTSPPMPPPRRNRKKG; via the coding sequence GTGTCCAGAAAACGTTTCGATCACATCAATTGCGGCGTGGCCCAGACGCTCGATCAGTTGGGCGATTGGTGGACGCTGCTGATCGTGCGCGACGCTTTTCTTGGCGCGACCCGCTTCCATCACTTCGAGTCGAATCTGGGAATCGCGAAGAACATTCTGGCCAACCGCCTCTCCAGGCTCGTGGAAAACGGAGTGTTCACGAAGGAGCGCCTCGACGAGCCGGGCCAACGGTTCGAATACGAGCTCACCCAGAAGGGCCGCGATCTCTGGCTCGTCTTGACGGCAATGCGTCTGTGGGGCGACAAGTGGGTCTTTGGCGAGGCGAACGTGCCGGCGAAGTTCCGGGAACGCGGAACAGGCCGGGAAGTGGCAGGGCTCATTGCGGTGGACGCCAAGGGCGTTCCCCTCGACGCGAGCAAACTCACGGCCGTGCCCGGGCCAGGTTGGCCCAAAGATGTGAACATGGGCGACATGCCGCCCTGGACGAGCCCGCCCATGCCGCCACCCAGGCGGAACCGGAAGAAGGGTTGA
- a CDS encoding marine proteobacterial sortase target protein has product MMGLLGVMLLLASSSAAQDLGATMKPGDAKAGTLLLRTAKGLSPAPTVHTDVQIEVTGMIARTTVQQRFHNPGEEWIEGIYVFPLPERAAVDTLALVVGGRLIVGEIQTREEARATYEKAKTEGRKASLLEQERPNLFTTSVAGIGPGEEVRIGIEYQQDLRYDQGRFALRFPMVVGPRSIPGSAQVGSVRGNGWAVGTSAVPDAARITPPVVPPGSGSMDAKLNPVRIRVELDAGMELARIHSPSHGVRVRSLEGTRHLVELAEPSVPADSDFVLNWRPAPVDAPVAAIFHEEKEGEHYALLMIMPPDPQQGSDESVPRETIFVIDTSGSMHGESMEQAKGALRLALARLQPADRFNVIAFADTARKLFPRADYAQPTQIDAARSWVDGLAAEGGTEMLTALQAALDPAEEASRIRQVIFITDGAIGDEARLFSEIRKGLGRSRLFTVGIGSAPNAHFMARAAELGRGTSTLIGQLHEVQTKMAELFSKLESPVLYDIEVGFGVRPVENWPERVPDLYLGEPIVIVARLPELSGSWTTKGRRDGEPWQVELALEEGQQHAGISRLWARRKIASLTGSLYDGADPKAVRNEIVALGLRHHLVTRHTSLVAVDVTPTVPAGVAPDARALPTNLPKGWSYEHVFGELRSRQQNRPPPPNDVLRLTRNTQHLPQGGTPAALLVWIGVACLLTGAWLALTRRAA; this is encoded by the coding sequence ATGATGGGCCTGCTCGGGGTGATGCTGCTGCTCGCCTCGTCGAGCGCTGCCCAGGATCTCGGGGCCACGATGAAGCCCGGCGATGCGAAAGCGGGCACCTTGCTGCTTCGCACCGCGAAGGGTCTCAGCCCGGCTCCGACCGTCCATACCGATGTGCAGATCGAGGTCACGGGCATGATCGCTCGGACCACGGTCCAGCAACGTTTCCACAATCCGGGCGAGGAGTGGATCGAAGGCATCTACGTCTTCCCCCTGCCCGAACGTGCGGCGGTCGACACCCTGGCTCTGGTGGTCGGAGGCCGTTTGATCGTCGGCGAGATCCAGACCCGGGAGGAAGCGCGGGCAACCTACGAGAAAGCGAAAACCGAGGGGCGCAAGGCCTCCCTGCTGGAGCAGGAGCGCCCCAATCTCTTCACGACTTCGGTTGCTGGCATCGGCCCCGGAGAGGAGGTCCGGATCGGGATCGAGTATCAGCAGGATCTGCGATACGACCAGGGCCGCTTTGCGTTGCGCTTTCCGATGGTCGTCGGGCCACGCTCCATCCCGGGCTCCGCGCAAGTCGGCAGCGTCCGGGGAAACGGCTGGGCCGTCGGCACGAGTGCCGTGCCCGACGCGGCGCGCATCACCCCGCCCGTCGTGCCGCCCGGGAGCGGAAGCATGGATGCAAAGCTCAACCCGGTTCGCATCCGGGTCGAGCTCGATGCGGGAATGGAATTGGCGCGGATCCACAGCCCGTCTCACGGAGTTCGTGTCCGAAGCCTCGAAGGCACGCGTCATCTGGTAGAGCTCGCGGAACCGAGCGTGCCGGCCGATTCGGATTTCGTGTTGAACTGGCGGCCCGCACCGGTGGATGCACCGGTGGCCGCGATCTTCCACGAGGAGAAGGAAGGCGAGCACTACGCCCTGTTGATGATCATGCCGCCCGATCCGCAGCAAGGCAGCGACGAGAGCGTTCCGCGGGAGACGATCTTCGTGATCGACACTTCCGGCTCGATGCATGGTGAATCGATGGAGCAGGCAAAGGGCGCTCTGCGTCTCGCGCTGGCACGGCTCCAGCCAGCGGATCGCTTCAACGTGATTGCCTTCGCAGACACCGCGAGGAAGCTCTTCCCCCGAGCGGACTACGCGCAGCCCACCCAGATCGACGCTGCCCGCTCGTGGGTCGACGGGCTCGCCGCCGAAGGAGGGACCGAGATGCTGACGGCCCTGCAGGCCGCGCTCGATCCCGCCGAGGAAGCTTCGCGCATACGACAGGTCATCTTCATCACGGATGGGGCCATCGGAGACGAAGCAAGGCTCTTCTCGGAGATCCGCAAGGGCCTCGGCCGCTCTCGTCTCTTCACCGTCGGAATCGGCTCGGCTCCGAATGCTCACTTCATGGCCCGGGCCGCCGAACTGGGGCGGGGAACGTCCACGCTCATCGGACAGCTGCACGAAGTGCAGACGAAGATGGCGGAGCTCTTCTCGAAGCTCGAAAGCCCCGTCCTCTACGATATCGAGGTGGGCTTCGGGGTTCGCCCGGTCGAAAACTGGCCGGAGCGGGTTCCCGATCTCTATCTCGGCGAGCCGATCGTCATCGTAGCCCGCCTGCCCGAACTCTCCGGTAGTTGGACCACCAAGGGCCGCCGCGATGGTGAGCCCTGGCAGGTGGAGCTCGCTCTCGAAGAGGGGCAACAGCACGCGGGTATCTCGCGGCTCTGGGCACGTCGGAAGATCGCTTCACTGACGGGTTCGCTCTACGACGGTGCCGATCCGAAGGCCGTGCGAAACGAGATCGTTGCGCTGGGCCTGCGACACCACCTGGTGACGCGGCATACCAGCCTGGTCGCAGTGGACGTCACGCCTACCGTGCCGGCCGGTGTCGCGCCCGATGCGCGCGCGCTCCCGACGAACCTGCCGAAGGGCTGGAGCTACGAGCACGTCTTCGGAGAGTTGCGCTCTCGCCAGCAGAATCGTCCCCCGCCGCCGAACGATGTGCTGCGGTTGACCCGGAACACTCAGCATCTGCCCCAGGGCGGCACCCCTGCTGCGTTGCTGGTGTGGATCGGTGTGGCCTGTCTGCTCACCGGGGCATGGCTCGCGCTTACACGTCGCGCGGCATGA
- a CDS encoding class GN sortase has protein sequence MNRKYGALALVAVGCVCLAQAAWIPFKARLAQLLLAHAWERIQAEGVDVRPWPWADTHPVAKLSVPRLGIERMVLAGISGRTLAFGPGHYDGSAQPGTADNVVLAGHRDTHFAFLRELVAGDEILLEASGGRRQRFRVDETRVLHESQASVMEPTGRAELTLITCFPFDAVVPGGPLRYVVRAVRASRPRSTGIGSAPMKQRPAGGERAPPWPPRTSPDGSQRTAPGSPSPGGQAANAPWRYSAISWRSSFPAGTIGLSWKKT, from the coding sequence ATGAACAGGAAGTACGGGGCTCTCGCGCTCGTCGCGGTGGGTTGCGTCTGCCTCGCGCAGGCGGCATGGATCCCTTTCAAGGCCCGGCTGGCTCAACTCCTGTTGGCACACGCCTGGGAGCGCATCCAAGCGGAAGGCGTTGATGTTCGTCCTTGGCCATGGGCCGATACCCATCCCGTGGCAAAGCTCTCGGTGCCCCGCTTGGGGATCGAAAGAATGGTGTTGGCGGGTATAAGCGGGCGCACCCTGGCGTTCGGGCCCGGCCACTACGATGGCAGCGCGCAGCCCGGGACGGCAGACAATGTCGTCCTGGCCGGTCATCGGGATACCCACTTCGCCTTTCTTCGTGAGTTGGTGGCCGGCGACGAGATCCTTCTCGAGGCCAGCGGCGGCAGGCGTCAGCGCTTTCGCGTCGATGAGACCCGGGTGCTCCACGAGAGCCAGGCGTCGGTGATGGAGCCGACCGGGCGCGCCGAGTTGACCTTGATCACCTGCTTCCCATTCGATGCGGTGGTTCCAGGAGGCCCGCTGCGATACGTGGTTCGCGCGGTTCGGGCATCGCGCCCTCGTTCGACGGGGATCGGTTCGGCACCGATGAAGCAGAGACCGGCGGGTGGCGAGAGGGCCCCTCCATGGCCACCTCGAACCTCCCCTGACGGATCGCAGCGGACTGCGCCCGGCAGCCCGTCACCCGGAGGTCAGGCGGCGAATGCCCCCTGGAGATATTCGGCGATCTCCTGGAGAAGCTCCTTTCCCGCCGGCACGATCGGGCTCAGTTGGAAGAAGACATGA
- a CDS encoding alpha/beta hydrolase, with amino-acid sequence MAQDPDAKPTHELSPEDAREGYLALGGLFGPGEAVASVDDRKIPGPAGEIPIRCYRPEGDGSLPVVVFYHGGGWTIGDLDSHDKECRAIANGAGAVVVSVDYRRGPEHRYPAACDDAFAALCWVGEHASEFGGDPQRIAVVGDSAGGNLSAVVALRARDEKGPSLCAQVLIYPAVDLRLDSVDLHPSRLENAAGPFLLKESMDYFTGHYLGDAPELGTEPHASPLLAASHAGLPPALLVTAEFDPLRDEGAAYGDALEAAGGRVERHLYEGMPHVFFQLSPIVPAGKELLQEIAEYLQGAFAA; translated from the coding sequence ATGGCGCAGGACCCGGACGCCAAGCCGACCCACGAACTCTCACCTGAAGATGCGCGGGAGGGGTATCTCGCGCTCGGCGGATTGTTTGGCCCGGGCGAGGCCGTCGCCTCGGTGGACGATCGCAAGATCCCGGGGCCAGCGGGAGAAATTCCGATCCGCTGCTACCGACCGGAAGGGGACGGGTCGCTCCCAGTGGTCGTCTTCTACCACGGCGGGGGCTGGACGATCGGCGACCTGGACAGCCACGACAAGGAGTGCCGGGCGATCGCCAACGGGGCGGGAGCGGTGGTCGTCTCCGTCGACTACCGCCGCGGGCCGGAGCATCGCTACCCGGCGGCATGCGACGATGCCTTTGCAGCGTTGTGTTGGGTGGGCGAGCACGCGAGCGAGTTCGGTGGCGACCCGCAGCGGATCGCCGTCGTGGGAGACAGCGCCGGGGGCAACCTTTCGGCGGTCGTCGCTCTTCGCGCCCGGGATGAGAAGGGTCCCTCGCTCTGCGCCCAGGTACTCATCTACCCGGCCGTCGATCTTCGGCTCGATTCCGTCGATCTCCATCCTTCCAGGCTGGAGAACGCCGCCGGGCCCTTCCTCTTGAAGGAATCGATGGACTACTTCACCGGCCATTACCTCGGAGATGCACCGGAACTCGGAACGGAGCCCCACGCCTCTCCCTTGCTGGCCGCCTCCCACGCCGGGCTTCCTCCCGCATTGCTCGTCACCGCGGAATTCGACCCGCTACGGGACGAAGGCGCTGCATATGGCGACGCCCTCGAAGCCGCGGGGGGCCGCGTGGAGCGACATCTCTACGAAGGCATGCCTCATGTCTTCTTCCAACTGAGCCCGATCGTGCCGGCGGGAAAGGAGCTTCTCCAGGAGATCGCCGAATATCTCCAGGGGGCATTCGCCGCCTGA
- a CDS encoding protein kinase, with translation MDRPHTDDATTELASSSSAPGAQAPAREAPESGPADPGSLPADPGSPPVESPAPAAPGFGTELRGHFRYKLYRKLGRGAFGSVFLARCLDRDPRRDDCPPESVALKILGSRRGKASELLKRELSAMLALEHDRIPKVYDWNLEGDTAFVVMENFPSGSLRDVMPLQGAVEEEAIWRLLADLLSALDVAHRASLLHLDIKPANVLLDGNGGYVLTDFGVSQASRIERGLLPFSVGSRGYQAPEQRQERFDRYDLRTDLWSVGATAWAMATGLNLAERCDLVREDDGNAIYGLPPLSEFRLNLSPELEEVIMSLLHLDPALRPGSVAEVLARVQAKGNGADWGADTLAAAHRSNVSDSDIDGLIERLVDPLLISICRRRGFRGYFVKFGDGEVMCAEGEKSYYALLLLQGSVVVSRNGKELTRVSREGSFLGEVATLASIPRTATMKAAGEVWACVLNAAELERFLTCNPAMALRVIRYMAYRLSKIPPIDEKRGD, from the coding sequence GTGGATCGCCCCCACACCGACGACGCCACGACCGAGTTGGCCAGCAGTTCGAGTGCGCCTGGAGCGCAGGCACCGGCACGCGAAGCGCCTGAATCCGGCCCGGCAGATCCGGGATCGCTTCCGGCAGATCCAGGATCGCCGCCGGTCGAATCACCTGCTCCCGCGGCACCCGGTTTCGGCACGGAACTCCGCGGGCACTTTCGATACAAGCTCTACCGCAAGCTCGGACGCGGAGCGTTCGGTTCGGTCTTCCTGGCGCGCTGCCTCGACCGGGATCCACGCAGGGATGATTGCCCTCCGGAATCCGTGGCGCTGAAGATCCTCGGCTCCCGGCGCGGCAAGGCGTCGGAACTCTTGAAGCGCGAGCTCTCCGCCATGCTCGCCCTCGAACACGACCGCATCCCGAAGGTCTACGATTGGAACCTCGAGGGCGACACCGCGTTCGTGGTGATGGAGAACTTCCCCTCTGGCAGCCTGCGGGATGTCATGCCGCTCCAGGGCGCCGTAGAAGAAGAAGCCATCTGGCGTTTGCTGGCAGATCTACTCTCCGCGTTGGATGTCGCTCACCGCGCTTCGCTCCTGCACCTCGACATCAAACCGGCCAACGTGCTCCTCGATGGAAACGGCGGCTACGTCCTGACGGATTTCGGTGTCTCCCAGGCGTCGCGAATCGAACGCGGCCTGCTTCCGTTCAGCGTGGGAAGCCGTGGCTACCAGGCGCCGGAGCAGCGCCAGGAACGCTTCGATCGCTACGACCTGCGTACCGACCTATGGAGCGTCGGTGCCACGGCCTGGGCGATGGCCACGGGCCTCAACCTGGCGGAGCGCTGCGATCTCGTCCGCGAGGACGACGGCAACGCCATCTACGGTCTTCCACCGCTCTCCGAATTCCGGCTCAACCTGTCGCCGGAGCTGGAAGAGGTGATCATGAGCCTCCTCCACCTGGATCCGGCCCTGCGGCCCGGCAGCGTGGCCGAAGTGCTCGCCCGCGTTCAGGCCAAGGGCAACGGAGCCGATTGGGGTGCGGATACGCTTGCAGCCGCTCACCGCTCGAATGTCTCGGATTCCGACATCGACGGACTGATCGAACGACTCGTCGACCCTCTGCTCATCTCGATCTGTCGGCGTCGCGGCTTCCGCGGTTACTTTGTGAAGTTCGGAGACGGCGAAGTGATGTGCGCCGAGGGCGAGAAATCCTACTACGCCCTGCTGCTCCTCCAGGGATCAGTGGTGGTGAGCCGCAACGGCAAGGAACTGACGCGGGTTTCCCGAGAGGGCAGCTTTCTCGGCGAGGTCGCCACCTTGGCATCGATCCCACGTACCGCCACGATGAAAGCGGCCGGGGAAGTCTGGGCCTGCGTACTGAACGCCGCCGAGCTGGAGCGTTTCCTCACCTGCAATCCGGCCATGGCCCTTCGCGTGATCCGTTACATGGCCTACCGGTTGTCGAAGATCCCGCCGATCGACGAGAAGCGCGGCGACTGA
- a CDS encoding phosphoribosylaminoimidazolesuccinocarboxamide synthase, with protein MQLLRELADHTLEGTNLPELGHRIQGKVRDSYVGEKQRTIVVTDRVSCFDVVVGTLPLKGQVLNQAAAFWFEKTRELVPNHLLSVPDPCVSIVKEVEILPVEWVYRGYLTGVSSTSIWTAYEKGARDYCGHRLPDGMRMHERLAEPLLTPTTKAEQGEHDELTSREEILRRGVISEELYDRAAALGHRLFAAGQAWAAKQGMILVDTKYELGLDDRGELIVADEIHTPDSSRYWYADSYETALSEGSNPKSFDKEYVRRWLVEERGYRGEGPIPEIPVEVRCEAAARYIEAYEAVTGSTFEPNAEPPEARIRRNLGV; from the coding sequence ATGCAGCTGCTCCGAGAACTCGCCGATCACACCCTGGAAGGCACCAACCTTCCCGAACTTGGCCACCGCATCCAAGGCAAGGTGCGGGACAGCTACGTCGGTGAGAAGCAACGCACGATCGTGGTCACGGATCGAGTCAGCTGCTTCGACGTGGTCGTCGGTACACTTCCCCTGAAGGGCCAGGTGCTCAACCAGGCGGCCGCCTTCTGGTTCGAGAAAACCCGGGAGCTCGTGCCGAATCATCTGCTCTCGGTGCCAGATCCGTGCGTGTCCATCGTGAAGGAAGTCGAGATCCTGCCGGTCGAGTGGGTCTATCGCGGCTACCTCACCGGCGTTTCCTCGACGTCCATCTGGACGGCCTACGAGAAGGGCGCCCGGGACTATTGCGGTCACCGCTTGCCCGACGGGATGCGCATGCACGAGCGGTTGGCGGAGCCCCTGCTCACGCCGACCACGAAGGCGGAACAGGGCGAGCATGACGAACTCACTTCGCGGGAGGAGATCCTTCGCCGCGGCGTCATCAGTGAGGAGTTGTACGACCGTGCCGCCGCCCTTGGCCATCGCTTGTTCGCCGCCGGGCAGGCCTGGGCAGCGAAGCAGGGGATGATCCTCGTCGATACCAAGTATGAGCTGGGCCTGGATGATCGTGGCGAATTGATCGTTGCCGATGAGATCCACACGCCCGATTCCTCACGCTATTGGTACGCCGACAGCTACGAGACGGCGCTCTCGGAAGGTTCGAACCCGAAATCTTTCGACAAGGAATACGTGCGGCGCTGGTTGGTCGAAGAGCGCGGCTACCGCGGCGAGGGGCCGATTCCCGAAATCCCGGTGGAAGTTCGTTGCGAGGCGGCGGCCCGCTACATCGAGGCGTACGAGGCCGTGACGGGCAGCACGTTCGAGCCGAACGCCGAACCGCCGGAGGCTCGTATTCGCCGGAACCTCGGAGTCTGA